A single genomic interval of Spinacia oleracea cultivar Varoflay chromosome 6, BTI_SOV_V1, whole genome shotgun sequence harbors:
- the LOC110792495 gene encoding probable methyltransferase PMT14, translating into MTPKHGGRSRSSMSIFIVLGLCCFCYLLGAWQKSGFGKGDSIAMKMSKVAEMTDCGVKSDLDFEPHHKFVGTFESHDVIIKKYEACDVKYSDYTPCQEQDRAMKFPREDMVYRERHCPPDEEKLRCLIPAPFGYRTPFSWPKSRDYAYYANVPYKHLTVEKAGQHWVDFEGDVFKFPGGGTMFPQGADAYIEELASVIPISDGTIRTALDTGCGVASWGAYMLKKNVLAMSFAPRDNHEAQVQFALERGVPAVIGVLGSILLPYPSRAFDMAQCSRCLIPWASNDGKFLMEVDRVLRPGGYWVLSGPPYNWKTYHKVWKRTKEDCRAEQMKIEELTEKLCWEKKYEKGDIAIFRKKNNAESCKQKPQNVCEAQDPDDVWYKKMETCVTPFPEVSTSSEVAGGKLAKFPTRLLATPPRIAKGLIPRVTEESYQEDNSQWKKHVKAYKNLNKMIGTTKYRNIMDMNADLGGFAAALDSPKVWVMNVVPTIAENTLGVVYERGLIGIYHDWCEGFSTYPRTYDLIHANRLFSLYQDKCEYEDILLEMDRILRPEGVVIFRDAVDPLNKVKQIARGMRWDLKLVDHEDGPFVPEKILIAVKQYWTAGENNSTSSS; encoded by the exons ATGACCCCTAAACATGGTGGTAGATCACGAAGCTCCATGTCGATATTTATCGTGCTCGGACTTTGCTGTTTCTGTTACTTACTAGGAGCTTGGCAAAAAAGTGGCTTCGGTAAGGGGGATAGTATAGCCATGAAGATGTCAAAGGTGGCTGAAATGACAGATTGCGGTGTAAAATCAGATTTGGATTTTGAGCCTCACCACAAGTTTGTTGGTACTTTTGAATCTCATGATGTGATAATTAAAAAGTACGAGGCATGTGATGTCAAATACTCTGATTATACCCCTTGCCAAGAGCAGGATAGAGCAATGAAATTCCCTAGGGAAGATATGGTCTATAGAGAGAGACATTGTCCCCCGGATGAGGAGAAATTGCGTTGTCTTATTCCCGCACCGTTTGGATACAGAACCCCCTTTTCCTGGCCGAAAAGCCGGGATTATGCGTACTATGCTAATGTGCCTTATAAGCATCTGACTGTTGAGAAGGCTGGTCAACATTGGGTGGATTTTGAAGGTGATGTGTTCAAATTTCCCGGTGGTGGGACGATGTTTCCTCAAGGTGCTGATGCTTACATAGAGGAGCTTGCTAGTGTGATTCCGATTTCGGATGGTACTATTAGAACAGCACTGGATACTGGCTGTGGG GTTGCAAGCTGGGGTGCATACATGCTGAAGAAAAACGTATTGGCAATGTCATTTGCACCACGTGACAATCACGAAGCTCAAGTGCAGTTTGCATTGGAGAGAGGAGTTCCTGCAGTCATCGGTGTACTTGGAAGTATACTTCTTCCATATCCCTCGAGGGCCTTTGATATGGCCCAATGCTCCAGATGTTTAATACCTTGGGCATCAAATG ATGGAAAGTTTCTGATGGAAGTAGACCGTGTTCTGAGACCCGGTGGTTACTGGGTTTTGTCTGGTCCTCCATACAATTGGAAGACGTACCATAAAGTATGGAAGAGGACAAAGGAGGATTGCAGAGCTGAGCAGATGAAGATTGAAGAGTTGACAGAGAAACTATGCTGGGAGAAAAAGTACGAGAAAGGAGATATTGCTATATTTAGGAAAAAGAACAATGCTGAATCCTGCAAACAGAAGCCACAAAATGTCTGTGAGGCACAAGATCCTGATGATGTCTG GTACAAGAAAATGGAAACTTGTGTGACACCATTCCCTGAGGTCTCAACCTCAAGTGAGGTAGCTGGAGGTAAACTAGCCAAATTTCCCACAAGGCTTTTAGCTACACCACCCAGAATTGCCAAGGGATTGATTCCAAGAGTCACAGAAGAGTCGTACCAGGAAGACAATTCACAATGGAAGAAACATGTCAAAGCTTACAAAAACCTTAATAAAATGATCGGAACTACCAAATACCGCAACATAATGGACATGAATGCGGACCTCGGTGGTTTTGCCGCAGCACTTGATTCACCCAAAGTGTGGGTTATGAACGTCGTGCCTACTATTGCTGAAAACACTTTAGGTGTGGTATATGAAAGAGGTCTTATTGGCATATATCATGACTG GTGTGAAGGATTCTCTACATACCCAAGGACATATGACTTGATTCATGCTAATCGTTTGTTCAGTCTTTACCAGGATAA GTGTGAATATGAAGACATTCTTCTTGAAATGGATCGAATCCTTCGTCCCGAAGGTGTAGTCATCTTTAGAGATGCAGTTGATCCTCTAAACAAGGTTAAGCAAATTGCTCGGGGAATGAGGTGGGATCTCAAGTTAGTAGACCATGAAGACGGTCCTTTTGTTCCCGAGAAGATACTCATTGCGGTTAAACAATATTGGACCGCCGGTGAAAATAATAGTACGTCAAGCAGTTGA